Proteins from a genomic interval of Vibrio casei:
- a CDS encoding glycoside hydrolase family 43 protein, whose translation MTDFVNPIIEQRADPHIYKHTDGYYYFTASVPEYDRIEIRRAKTIKELNTTSELINAWYKPDVGPYSDLIWAPELHFIDNAWYVYFAAAPSRDIVDGLFQHRMYAISNRNANPITDEWVFEGQVETGMDTFCLDATSFSHQGVNYYVWAQKQNDIQGNSNLYIAELETPTTLKTPPQLLTIPEFEWEQIGFWVNEGPSVIHRHGKFWMTYSASATDENYCMGLLYADEDSNLLDPASWHKSEQPVFRTNWDKKIYGPGHNSFTVDEEGHDLLVYHARDYTEIEGDPLWDPNRHTRIKRLEWDNGFPIFGDAI comes from the coding sequence ATGACTGATTTCGTAAACCCAATTATCGAACAACGCGCGGATCCACATATTTATAAGCACACCGATGGCTATTATTACTTCACCGCATCGGTACCAGAATATGATCGCATTGAGATCCGCCGTGCTAAAACGATTAAAGAATTGAACACCACCAGCGAGTTAATTAACGCTTGGTATAAACCGGATGTTGGCCCATACAGCGATTTAATTTGGGCACCAGAGCTGCACTTTATTGATAACGCTTGGTATGTGTATTTTGCTGCCGCTCCTTCACGTGACATCGTGGATGGTTTGTTCCAGCACCGTATGTATGCCATTTCAAACCGTAACGCTAACCCCATTACCGATGAATGGGTGTTTGAAGGGCAAGTGGAAACAGGCATGGATACCTTCTGCTTAGATGCCACCTCATTTAGCCACCAAGGCGTGAATTATTATGTGTGGGCGCAAAAGCAAAATGATATTCAAGGTAACTCAAACCTGTACATTGCAGAACTTGAAACGCCAACAACGCTAAAAACGCCACCACAATTACTCACCATCCCTGAGTTTGAGTGGGAACAAATTGGTTTTTGGGTCAACGAAGGACCATCGGTCATTCACCGTCATGGCAAATTCTGGATGACTTATTCCGCCAGTGCGACCGATGAAAACTACTGCATGGGTCTGCTTTACGCAGATGAAGATAGCAACCTACTCGACCCTGCAAGTTGGCATAAATCTGAACAGCCAGTATTTAGAACCAACTGGGATAAAAAAATCTACGGCCCCGGACATAACAGCTTTACCGTTGATGAAGAAGGCCACGATTTATTGGTGTATCACGCGCGTGATTATACCGAGATTGAAGGTGACCCATTATGGGATCCAAACCGTCATACTCGGATTAAACGCCTAGAGTGGGATAATGGTTTCCCTATCTTTGGTGACGCAATTTAA
- a CDS encoding sugar O-acetyltransferase, with translation MTTALEKMRAGERYDINDADLIEMRDTTRDLTAIYNQTPRRERGKQRELIEKIFAKVGDNVHIEKAMNIDYGINTYIGNHVFINFNFTLLDCAPVTIGNNVFIGPNVQIYTAHHPLDSETRNQHTGFAEPITISNNVWIGGGSIILPGATIGDGAVIGAGSVVTKDIPENAIAFGNPCKVRKKI, from the coding sequence ATGACAACCGCCTTAGAGAAAATGCGGGCCGGCGAGCGCTATGATATTAATGACGCGGATTTAATTGAAATGCGCGATACCACCCGCGATTTGACTGCAATCTATAATCAAACGCCTCGCCGTGAACGGGGCAAGCAACGTGAATTAATTGAGAAGATTTTTGCTAAAGTCGGCGACAATGTACACATTGAAAAAGCGATGAACATTGATTACGGCATCAATACCTATATAGGCAACCATGTCTTTATTAATTTCAACTTCACCCTCCTTGACTGCGCCCCCGTCACTATTGGTAATAACGTATTCATCGGCCCTAATGTACAAATCTATACTGCACATCACCCACTTGATAGTGAAACACGCAATCAACACACTGGCTTTGCCGAACCCATCACTATAAGTAACAACGTATGGATTGGTGGGGGCAGTATCATTCTACCAGGCGCAACCATTGGCGATGGTGCCGTTATTGGCGCAGGAAGCGTGGTGACTAAGGATATTCCAGAAAATGCCATTGCTTTTGGAAATCCGTGTAAGGTTCGAAAGAAAATTTGA
- a CDS encoding carbohydrate ABC transporter permease: protein MSNDVTTIDEKPSDASSNQNVSRWFKKNNHGNRLLTLVLFLPPALLLFTIFVILPIGEAGYYSLFRWNGYGEPTQWVDFSNYARLFNHSAFDTAIWNTLKIILISIVVQLPLALIVALYIYKKSWTNSVFRLIFFLPYILAEVAAGLIWRFVFDGDYGVMSSFTEALNTDTWYILADRNWAFIAILVVLVWKYFGFHMMIYIAALQGVPKDLLEASKLDGATRTQAIWYVKIPLIMSGITISIFFSILGALQTFDLIMPLTGGGPSHSTHTLVSYLYTFGITRMNVGFGSAVGVVLFICCVIFAFTYQSTIMKDKK from the coding sequence ATGAGTAATGATGTCACAACGATTGATGAGAAGCCTTCCGATGCTTCTTCGAATCAAAATGTCTCACGCTGGTTTAAAAAAAATAATCACGGCAACCGCCTACTCACGTTAGTTTTATTTTTACCACCAGCGTTATTGCTGTTTACTATTTTTGTTATTTTACCGATTGGTGAAGCGGGTTATTACAGCCTATTTCGCTGGAATGGTTACGGAGAGCCGACTCAATGGGTCGATTTCAGTAACTATGCCCGTCTGTTTAATCACAGCGCTTTTGATACTGCGATTTGGAATACCCTTAAAATCATTCTAATTTCCATCGTAGTTCAACTACCACTGGCGCTGATTGTCGCTCTCTATATTTATAAAAAGAGCTGGACCAATAGTGTCTTCCGCCTAATTTTCTTTTTACCTTATATTTTGGCTGAAGTCGCTGCCGGTCTTATCTGGCGTTTTGTTTTCGATGGTGATTACGGAGTCATGTCGAGCTTTACCGAGGCGCTCAATACCGATACTTGGTACATCTTAGCCGATAGAAACTGGGCATTCATTGCCATTCTAGTAGTGTTGGTATGGAAGTATTTTGGCTTTCACATGATGATCTACATTGCCGCCCTGCAAGGTGTGCCAAAAGATCTTCTCGAAGCCAGCAAACTCGATGGTGCTACCCGTACCCAAGCCATTTGGTACGTGAAAATTCCGCTCATAATGTCGGGGATAACCATATCGATCTTCTTTAGTATCCTAGGTGCGCTACAAACCTTCGACTTAATTATGCCATTGACAGGTGGTGGACCATCTCACTCCACTCACACCTTAGTTTCCTACCTTTATACCTTCGGTATCACAAGGATGAATGTGGGCTTTGGTAGTGCGGTCGGTGTGGTTTTATTTATTTGCTGTGTGATTTTTGCCTTCACATATCAAAGCACCATTATGAAAGATAAAAAATAA
- the galM gene encoding galactose-1-epimerase: protein MVSPDSLKVSLEAGLFTDGNPACVHTLKNKQGMTVSFMDIGATWVSCQVPTSEGKREVLLGMKKLEDYQSHSAFLGATIGRFANRIAKGKFSLNGQDYRITINNNDNSLHGGIDGFDKRRWSVKEHSESHITYNLTSPDGDQGFPGSLTVEVAYTLTENNQLCIEYSALCDQDCPINLTNHAYFNLDGAESGNTILGHELMLLANEYLPTDEQLIPTGELRPVDGTSFDFKTTRPIRDRLLEDDDQKTAKGYDHALTLPSELTDGISPIAQLTSSDKLVTMSVFTDKPAIQFYSGNFLGGTPSRQGEYNDYQGIALETQFLPDCPNHPEWPAENKGFIAKKTFYQYQTSYQFEAQ, encoded by the coding sequence TTGGTCTCTCCAGATTCATTAAAAGTGTCACTAGAAGCCGGTCTATTTACCGATGGAAACCCAGCTTGTGTTCACACCTTAAAAAACAAACAAGGCATGACGGTTAGCTTTATGGATATTGGTGCCACTTGGGTAAGTTGCCAAGTGCCAACATCAGAAGGCAAACGTGAAGTACTGCTCGGTATGAAAAAGCTCGAAGACTACCAATCTCATTCTGCTTTCTTAGGCGCGACAATTGGCCGTTTTGCTAACCGTATCGCGAAAGGGAAATTCAGCCTTAACGGGCAAGATTACCGCATCACAATCAATAACAACGACAACAGCCTACACGGTGGTATCGATGGATTTGATAAACGACGTTGGTCAGTTAAAGAACACAGTGAATCCCACATTACCTACAACCTGACTTCACCTGATGGCGACCAAGGTTTTCCAGGTAGTCTAACCGTTGAAGTGGCCTACACACTGACTGAAAATAATCAGCTCTGCATTGAATATTCAGCATTGTGCGATCAAGATTGCCCTATCAACTTGACCAATCATGCTTACTTTAATTTAGACGGTGCCGAATCAGGTAACACCATTCTCGGCCATGAACTCATGCTATTGGCCAACGAATATCTACCGACTGATGAGCAACTTATTCCGACCGGCGAACTGCGCCCAGTGGATGGCACCAGCTTTGATTTTAAAACCACTCGACCAATTCGCGATCGCCTGCTAGAAGATGACGACCAAAAAACCGCTAAAGGTTATGATCACGCCTTAACTTTACCGAGTGAACTGACCGATGGCATCAGTCCTATCGCGCAACTGACGAGTTCCGATAAGCTAGTTACTATGTCGGTATTTACCGATAAGCCTGCGATCCAATTCTATAGTGGTAACTTCTTAGGTGGCACGCCCTCTCGTCAAGGTGAGTATAACGACTATCAAGGCATCGCACTTGAAACTCAATTCTTACCCGATTGCCCAAACCACCCAGAGTGGCCTGCAGAAAATAAAGGTTTTATTGCGAAAAAAACCTTCTACCAATACCAAACCAGCTACCAATTTGAGGCGCAATAA
- a CDS encoding LysE family translocator, with product MDTGLMSVFLTVAIAHFLALLSPGPDFVLVVKSAIRNKSKNAVGVAAGIAFANSVYIGLCLVGVGSILAASVPVMITLKIIGGLFLIYLAFQALKARRMAYTNLDIVDSTSQLNKQHSFWAEFVTGFMSGILNPKNLLFYLSLFTVVLTSDVSLAFKAGLGAWMTMVVFLWDVAIIYLLSTEKVRCRFTKMAYYIDKVTGAILGLIGITIVKSAITR from the coding sequence ATGGATACAGGTTTAATGAGTGTTTTTCTTACGGTTGCTATTGCCCATTTTCTTGCGTTGCTTAGCCCTGGCCCAGATTTTGTTCTGGTGGTTAAAAGTGCAATACGAAATAAAAGTAAGAATGCGGTAGGGGTTGCAGCCGGGATTGCATTTGCTAACTCTGTGTATATTGGTTTGTGTTTAGTTGGTGTTGGGTCCATTTTAGCGGCTTCGGTTCCGGTGATGATCACATTAAAAATCATTGGTGGTCTCTTTTTAATTTATCTTGCCTTTCAAGCTTTGAAAGCTCGCAGAATGGCTTATACAAATTTAGATATTGTCGATTCGACGAGCCAATTGAATAAGCAACATTCTTTTTGGGCAGAGTTTGTAACCGGCTTTATGTCAGGAATACTCAATCCTAAGAATTTATTATTTTATTTAAGTCTGTTCACGGTTGTCTTAACCAGCGATGTTAGTTTGGCTTTTAAGGCCGGATTAGGGGCTTGGATGACGATGGTGGTTTTTCTTTGGGATGTGGCCATTATTTATCTTCTTTCCACCGAAAAGGTGCGCTGCCGCTTTACGAAAATGGCTTATTATATTGATAAAGTTACAGGTGCTATCTTAGGTTTAATTGGCATTACTATCGTAAAATCGGCTATAACGCGATAA
- a CDS encoding ABC transporter ATP-binding protein, with protein sequence MASVEFKHIEKTYPGNVQIVKDFNLKIEDGEFVVFLGPSGCGKSTTLRMLAGLEDITGGEILINGRVVNELEPIERDIAMVFQSYALYPHMTVYQNIAFALKLAGLKKEEIEKKVRPVADMLQLTPLLDRKPKALSGGQRQRVAMGRAMVRTPEVFLFDEPLSNLDAKLRNSMRTEIKALHKKMQKTTIYVTHDQVEAMTLADRIVILRDGKVEQVGTPREIYHSPANKFVAGFIGSPAMNFIPVGLDKAEGWNVDIAGQKLNLTGDVHGNQSESKATLGIRPCDIHITPDLLTQPLPIKGKVENLELLGSTIQLTSRLGDSQITVEAPSSHVINEGDMANFYIDGSRLHMFDNQSGLSIYQAN encoded by the coding sequence ATGGCTTCAGTTGAATTTAAACATATTGAAAAGACCTACCCAGGCAACGTACAGATTGTTAAAGACTTTAACCTTAAAATTGAAGATGGTGAGTTTGTGGTATTTCTCGGCCCATCTGGCTGTGGTAAATCCACCACTCTACGCATGCTCGCCGGTTTAGAAGACATTACTGGCGGTGAAATTCTTATCAATGGCAGAGTCGTCAATGAGCTCGAACCGATTGAGCGTGATATCGCCATGGTATTCCAAAGCTATGCGCTATATCCACACATGACGGTGTATCAAAACATAGCTTTTGCCTTAAAACTGGCAGGGTTAAAAAAAGAAGAAATAGAGAAAAAAGTGCGCCCTGTTGCCGATATGCTACAGCTCACACCACTGTTAGATCGCAAACCAAAAGCATTATCCGGTGGCCAGCGCCAACGTGTTGCCATGGGTCGCGCGATGGTTCGTACGCCAGAAGTATTCTTATTTGATGAGCCGTTATCAAACTTAGATGCAAAATTGCGTAACTCAATGCGTACCGAGATCAAAGCGCTGCACAAAAAGATGCAAAAGACCACCATCTACGTGACTCATGACCAAGTAGAAGCCATGACATTAGCCGACCGCATCGTGATTTTACGTGATGGTAAAGTCGAGCAAGTTGGCACGCCGAGAGAGATCTACCACTCTCCTGCTAATAAATTCGTCGCAGGTTTCATTGGCAGCCCAGCAATGAACTTCATCCCCGTCGGACTAGATAAAGCAGAAGGTTGGAATGTCGATATTGCAGGTCAAAAACTGAATCTAACGGGTGACGTTCATGGGAACCAAAGTGAAAGTAAGGCGACACTTGGCATTCGCCCATGTGACATTCATATCACGCCGGATCTCTTAACGCAGCCACTGCCGATTAAAGGCAAAGTCGAGAACTTAGAATTACTCGGCTCAACGATACAGCTGACGAGTCGTTTAGGAGATAGTCAAATCACCGTAGAAGCACCATCAAGCCATGTAATTAACGAGGGCGACATGGCTAATTTCTACATTGATGGCTCTCGCTTGCATATGTTTGATAATCAATCAGGGCTATCAATCTATCAGGCTAATTAA
- a CDS encoding carbohydrate ABC transporter permease: MLAMRKIRWGKYIFLMLVAGFVLVPMFATVLGGFKSLGELRTNPFGLPEVWEFEYYAQVFADGSIWLLMKNSLIIAFFSVVLTLIIGTMTAFTFSHIKFAGYKYIYNYFLIGMMFPAAAAILPLFLKIRDLGLLDSMSGVVIPQVAFGLGFSILLFRTFFEQLPSELFDASRVDGCSYIKFYWHIILPLSTPILATVGVFVLVASWNNYLLPLLVLNTEQHYPWTLGIMQYRGEYGIEWNRILAYVTVTITPAIVFFLFAQKYIVAGLTGGAVKG; this comes from the coding sequence ATGCTTGCAATGCGTAAAATACGTTGGGGAAAATATATCTTCCTAATGCTGGTTGCCGGTTTTGTTCTTGTGCCTATGTTTGCCACTGTGCTCGGTGGGTTTAAAAGCCTAGGTGAATTACGAACCAACCCATTTGGACTACCTGAAGTTTGGGAGTTTGAATATTACGCCCAAGTGTTTGCTGATGGTTCAATTTGGCTGCTAATGAAAAACTCGTTAATTATCGCGTTTTTCTCGGTAGTGCTTACTTTGATCATTGGCACCATGACCGCGTTTACTTTTTCCCATATTAAGTTTGCCGGTTATAAATACATCTATAACTACTTCCTGATAGGCATGATGTTTCCTGCGGCGGCGGCTATTTTACCGCTGTTCTTAAAAATCAGGGATCTAGGCTTACTCGACAGTATGTCAGGCGTGGTGATCCCACAAGTCGCCTTTGGTTTAGGCTTTAGTATTTTATTGTTTAGAACCTTCTTTGAACAACTGCCTTCCGAGTTATTTGATGCTTCTCGGGTTGATGGTTGTAGCTACATCAAGTTCTACTGGCATATCATCTTGCCGCTTTCCACACCAATCTTAGCCACCGTGGGAGTATTTGTATTGGTCGCGAGTTGGAATAACTATTTATTACCATTGCTGGTACTGAATACCGAACAGCATTACCCGTGGACGTTAGGCATCATGCAATACCGTGGTGAGTATGGTATCGAATGGAACCGTATCCTTGCTTACGTCACCGTCACTATTACCCCTGCTATCGTATTTTTCCTATTCGCGCAAAAATACATTGTTGCTGGTTTAACCGGCGGCGCAGTGAAGGGTTAG
- a CDS encoding MmcQ/YjbR family DNA-binding protein, protein MTHDEFNQFCDALPASTYVMQWGNSHVWKIGGKVFAVGFTNKQGKPAFTFKASPLNFDFLREEPGYIPAPYFASRGMKWIQQVDTSGTLDEELKYYLNESYTLVVSGLSKAKRKELE, encoded by the coding sequence ATGACGCATGATGAATTTAACCAATTTTGTGATGCATTGCCCGCGAGCACTTATGTGATGCAGTGGGGCAACTCACATGTATGGAAGATCGGTGGAAAAGTATTTGCAGTAGGATTTACGAACAAACAAGGAAAGCCAGCTTTTACGTTTAAAGCTTCTCCACTCAATTTTGACTTTTTGCGTGAAGAGCCGGGATACATTCCAGCGCCTTATTTTGCTAGCCGCGGTATGAAGTGGATTCAACAAGTCGACACCTCCGGCACATTAGATGAAGAGTTAAAGTATTATTTAAACGAGTCGTATACTTTGGTTGTTAGTGGGTTAAGTAAGGCAAAACGTAAAGAACTCGAATGA
- a CDS encoding beta-N-acetylhexosaminidase produces the protein MFKKTILATVILSGLAACSMDSSSSQAEQSQAMVNQLANNLDIHYTIVTNQGADDGLKCKELQAEWASCNKVNMTLRNTGEAIDNKDWTIYFHSIRLILDVENDQFKVTRITGDLHKLEPTDKFDGFDKNEEVIIPMIAEYWQLFETDFMPRAFVTAPGVQARNIISLDTEDTGEYVDAITGVQLKRTLADNNIVATAYSRFDKNADVVNLDASSHIIPTPSKTTLTHKKANLSKGIIITSKGVDAEQINALNQRASLLGLSTSGQYPISLEVNKNQFKGMVSGAYKLTIKEDKATIVASDEAGAFYGAQSLFSLVNMDKTSIPTLEVEDAPRFQYRGVMVDVARNFHSKSAIIATIDQMAAYKLNKLHLHLTDDEGWRLQIPGLPELTDIGGQRCFDESETSCLLPQLGSGANSDNFGSGFFTTDDYIEILKYAKNRNIEVIPEIDMPAHSRAAVMSMEARYKRLADEGKMDEANQYRLMDPKDESNVTTVQFYNKQSFINPCLESSTAFVDKVITEVDAMHKKAGVPLNTWHFGGDEAKNIKLHAGFQDINDKEKIAWKGDLDLSKQDMPFAKSPQCQALVSSGQVADFEHLPSYFAEEVADIVTKHGIKNYQAWQDGLKHSEGSSSFSTDAVQVNFWDTLYWGGGASAYEWADKGYDMVISNPDYVYMDFPYEVDPKERGYYWATRASDTRKMFGFAPENLPQNAETSVDRDGNGFESTGTVTPKKPFYGLSAQLWSETVRTDEQYEYMVFPRVIAVAERAWSKASWENDYKVGVKYSQDTTLVNKKARLADWTLFANAMGQRELAKVEKAGIQYRLPIPGAKVVNGKLNMNVSFPGVTLQYSTDDGKTWLSYNNANQPTVDGEVQIRSISSSGKRSSRVTIIR, from the coding sequence ATGTTTAAAAAGACAATTTTAGCAACCGTTATACTCAGTGGTTTAGCGGCTTGTTCAATGGATAGCTCATCTTCTCAAGCTGAACAATCACAAGCGATGGTTAACCAACTCGCCAATAATTTAGACATTCATTATACCATTGTGACCAATCAAGGTGCTGATGATGGACTGAAGTGTAAAGAGTTGCAGGCCGAGTGGGCTTCTTGTAACAAAGTCAATATGACGCTTAGAAACACTGGTGAAGCCATTGACAACAAAGATTGGACCATTTACTTCCACAGTATTCGTCTGATTCTTGATGTTGAAAATGACCAATTTAAAGTCACTCGTATAACGGGTGATTTACACAAGCTAGAACCAACGGATAAGTTTGATGGCTTCGATAAAAACGAAGAAGTTATTATTCCGATGATTGCAGAATATTGGCAGTTATTTGAAACCGATTTCATGCCACGCGCTTTCGTCACCGCGCCCGGCGTACAAGCCCGCAATATTATCTCTTTAGACACCGAAGATACGGGCGAATATGTTGACGCAATTACAGGTGTACAACTCAAAAGAACCCTAGCGGATAATAATATTGTCGCGACAGCATATTCTCGTTTTGATAAAAATGCTGACGTAGTTAACCTTGATGCCTCTTCACACATTATTCCAACCCCTTCTAAAACAACGTTGACGCATAAGAAAGCAAATTTAAGCAAAGGTATTATCATTACATCAAAAGGGGTTGATGCGGAACAAATTAACGCATTAAACCAACGTGCATCACTACTTGGTTTATCAACATCAGGTCAATACCCAATATCACTTGAAGTGAACAAAAATCAATTTAAAGGTATGGTTTCTGGCGCTTACAAATTGACGATAAAAGAAGATAAAGCAACGATTGTTGCTTCAGATGAAGCTGGCGCATTTTATGGGGCTCAATCTCTATTTTCTTTAGTTAATATGGATAAAACCAGTATCCCTACCTTAGAAGTAGAAGATGCACCTCGTTTCCAATATCGCGGTGTCATGGTCGATGTTGCACGTAATTTCCATTCTAAATCTGCCATTATTGCCACAATTGACCAAATGGCGGCTTATAAGCTAAATAAATTGCACCTTCATTTAACCGATGATGAAGGTTGGCGTTTACAGATCCCAGGTTTACCAGAGTTAACTGACATTGGCGGACAACGTTGCTTCGATGAATCAGAAACCTCATGTTTACTGCCACAACTTGGTTCAGGAGCTAATTCAGATAACTTTGGCTCGGGGTTCTTTACTACCGATGATTACATTGAAATATTAAAATACGCCAAAAACCGCAATATTGAAGTCATCCCAGAAATCGATATGCCTGCTCACTCTCGTGCCGCGGTCATGTCCATGGAAGCTCGTTATAAACGCCTTGCCGATGAAGGTAAAATGGATGAAGCCAACCAATACCGTTTGATGGATCCAAAAGATGAATCCAATGTGACAACGGTTCAGTTCTATAATAAACAAAGCTTCATTAACCCTTGTTTAGAGTCCTCAACCGCGTTTGTTGATAAAGTCATTACCGAAGTGGACGCTATGCACAAAAAAGCAGGTGTACCACTCAACACTTGGCATTTCGGTGGTGATGAAGCGAAAAACATAAAGCTTCACGCTGGCTTTCAAGATATTAATGATAAAGAAAAAATCGCATGGAAAGGTGATTTAGATTTGTCTAAACAAGATATGCCTTTTGCAAAATCCCCTCAATGCCAGGCATTAGTATCGAGTGGCCAAGTGGCTGACTTTGAACATTTGCCAAGTTATTTTGCTGAAGAAGTTGCCGATATTGTGACGAAGCATGGCATTAAAAACTACCAAGCATGGCAAGACGGCTTAAAGCACTCTGAAGGTTCATCATCGTTTTCAACCGACGCGGTTCAAGTTAACTTCTGGGATACCCTTTACTGGGGCGGTGGCGCCTCCGCTTATGAGTGGGCAGATAAAGGCTATGACATGGTCATTTCTAACCCCGATTACGTCTACATGGATTTCCCGTACGAAGTTGATCCGAAAGAACGTGGCTATTACTGGGCTACACGTGCCAGCGATACGCGTAAAATGTTTGGTTTTGCACCAGAAAATTTACCTCAAAATGCTGAAACTTCCGTCGATCGTGACGGTAATGGATTTGAAAGTACCGGCACCGTCACACCGAAAAAGCCATTCTATGGCCTATCTGCTCAGTTATGGAGTGAAACAGTTCGCACCGATGAGCAATATGAGTATATGGTATTCCCTCGCGTTATCGCCGTGGCTGAACGAGCATGGAGCAAAGCTTCTTGGGAAAATGACTACAAAGTGGGTGTAAAGTATTCACAAGACACCACACTCGTGAATAAGAAAGCACGATTAGCTGATTGGACGTTGTTTGCCAATGCCATGGGACAACGTGAATTAGCCAAAGTAGAAAAAGCGGGAATCCAGTACCGTTTGCCTATCCCTGGTGCAAAAGTGGTTAATGGCAAGTTGAATATGAATGTGTCATTCCCTGGCGTCACGTTGCAATATTCTACCGACGATGGCAAAACATGGTTAAGCTATAACAACGCCAACCAACCCACCGTAGATGGAGAAGTGCAAATACGCTCTATATCTTCTAGTGGTAAGCGTTCAAGCCGTGTAACGATTATTCGTTAG
- a CDS encoding MFS transporter, producing the protein MYKYKLPVLEKVGFGAGDMAVNVVISSMMLIITFFYTDIFGIKPSDLAMLFIVVRLIDAVTDPLMGMITDKFTSRWGRYRQYMLFLAIPFGISVYLAFSTPDGDYNTKLVYAYATYIFVTVMFTAVTIPYISLISVLTDDPKERLSANGYRLFFAKIAAFLVTIIVPQLSTAWGQDNLQLGYQYSMGLMGLMGTLLFLFCFATTKERIEHVVDKKSFKEQVKILMKNDQWLILCAVCITGTIGYVIRGSVAAYYAKYYLGGDATTISAFLATGVTAAILAMVASTWITKKYCKIKLFRYSQLAVFALSAMLYFFVGQGDYALAFILYFLVSFVVDLHAPVFWSAIAEAVDYGAYKTGKRVSGLAFGGISFSQKLGMGIAGAIVGSLLTFFNYVPNEAQSDFALTGIALMLTIIPGFFHFLMGALMFKYKVTDKFYNKITATNILEVEENLSTVKPDKKPVTNFAN; encoded by the coding sequence ATGTATAAATATAAATTACCAGTGTTAGAGAAAGTTGGCTTCGGTGCCGGGGACATGGCCGTGAATGTGGTTATTTCCTCTATGATGCTGATCATCACCTTTTTCTACACCGACATCTTTGGTATCAAGCCTTCAGATTTAGCCATGCTATTTATCGTAGTGCGATTAATTGACGCAGTGACCGATCCATTAATGGGTATGATCACTGATAAATTTACCTCTCGCTGGGGTCGATACCGTCAATATATGCTGTTTTTAGCCATTCCGTTTGGCATTTCAGTTTACTTAGCATTCAGCACACCAGATGGCGATTACAACACCAAACTGGTTTACGCTTATGCGACCTATATTTTTGTGACAGTGATGTTTACCGCGGTGACCATCCCTTATATTTCACTTATCAGCGTATTAACTGATGACCCGAAAGAACGTCTGTCGGCTAACGGTTACCGTTTATTCTTCGCTAAAATTGCAGCGTTTTTAGTAACCATTATCGTACCGCAACTTTCTACCGCTTGGGGTCAAGATAACCTACAACTCGGTTACCAATATTCAATGGGTCTAATGGGCTTAATGGGTACGCTGTTATTCCTATTCTGTTTTGCAACAACCAAAGAGCGTATTGAACACGTAGTAGATAAAAAGTCATTCAAAGAACAAGTGAAAATCTTAATGAAGAATGACCAATGGCTGATTTTATGTGCAGTATGTATCACCGGCACCATTGGTTATGTTATCCGTGGTTCAGTAGCGGCTTACTACGCAAAATACTACCTAGGTGGTGATGCAACGACCATTTCTGCTTTCTTGGCAACCGGGGTAACTGCGGCGATTCTTGCAATGGTGGCATCAACTTGGATCACTAAGAAGTACTGTAAAATCAAACTATTCCGTTACAGCCAATTGGCCGTATTCGCATTAAGCGCAATGTTGTACTTCTTCGTTGGACAAGGTGACTACGCTCTCGCTTTCATTTTGTATTTCTTAGTATCCTTTGTGGTTGATTTACATGCTCCAGTCTTCTGGTCTGCGATTGCTGAAGCGGTTGACTACGGCGCATACAAAACCGGTAAACGAGTTTCAGGTCTAGCATTTGGTGGTATCTCATTTAGCCAAAAACTAGGTATGGGTATTGCAGGTGCAATTGTTGGTTCGTTATTAACTTTCTTCAACTACGTACCAAATGAAGCTCAATCAGACTTTGCTTTAACAGGGATTGCCTTGATGCTGACTATCATTCCTGGCTTCTTCCACTTCCTAATGGGTGCCTTGATGTTCAAATACAAAGTAACAGACAAGTTCTACAACAAGATCACCGCCACCAACATTCTTGAAGTAGAAGAGAACCTAAGCACCGTTAAACCAGACAAAAAACCAGTAACTAATTTCGCGAACTAA